GATAGCCGCAGGCTTCAGCCTGCGTGGAAAGAGCAGAGTCCGAAATCCCCACCTGCACCGCGAGCGTCTTGGCGGACAGGCGCAATCCGTACGGTTTTATCCTGTCGAAGGCAGGACAATCACTACCAAATGCAGTATTGCAAGGGCCTGCCCCTTTTACTTTTTCTATATCGCTATTTCCAAAGCTATCCGGTCATAGCTTATTGACGGTTTTACCTCCCTTTCGTGGCCTTCTCTTTCAATAAAACCTATCTGTATGAGGTATTTTACATCTTCGGCAACATTTTTAATGTCCCGTTTTAACAGACGTGCAAGCTCATTGATAGATCGTGGCTGCTCTGTCTTAACCGTGTGCAGAAGCTCAAGCCTCTTCGGGGTTAAAGCCTTCCTGAATGCCTCAAAGCTGGTAAAGTATACCCCTACCTCTTTTTTAATCTTTTCTCCGCGCTCAATTTGCTTCATTACTTCTTTTGCATCATTGAGAGCGTCTTCAATGCTTTTTATGCCTATCTTTACCTTTTTTGCTCTCATCGGTTTTATACCTCTAACCGGTATCCGTGCGGTTTGTCTGCTGATGATAGGGGCATAATTTCAACCGTATTTCCGGCAATATCGTTGATTTTTTCATGCATTATTAATTGAGTTCTCATATTGGTCAATTATACCATATAGCATAAAAACAGCAAGTAATAAAAAAGGGGATTGAACAATAACCACCGGGGTCAGCGGGGCAAAAAAGTATTCCCTGAAACTGAACTGGCATGATACAGGCAGAAGCTATAACCGGAGACCCAAAGACCTATCCAAGGAAATTGCCGAAACTGTTTCGGCAA
Above is a window of Pseudomonadota bacterium DNA encoding:
- a CDS encoding MarR family transcriptional regulator, which gives rise to MRAKKVKIGIKSIEDALNDAKEVMKQIERGEKIKKEVGVYFTSFEAFRKALTPKRLELLHTVKTEQPRSINELARLLKRDIKNVAEDVKYLIQIGFIEREGHEREVKPSISYDRIALEIAI